The Anabrus simplex isolate iqAnaSimp1 chromosome 1, ASM4041472v1, whole genome shotgun sequence genome window below encodes:
- the CSN5 gene encoding COP9 signalosome complex subunit 5 — protein MDSIPQKTWELENNITTISSIDEIYRYDKKQQQDILAAKPWDKDPHFFKDIKISALALLKMVMHARSGGTLEVMGLLLGKVDANTMIVMDSFALPVEGTETRVNAQAQAYEYMAAYIEAAKQVGRLENAIGWYHSHPGYGCWLSGIDVSTQMLNQNYQEPFVAIVVDPVRTISAGKVCLGAFRTYPKGYKPANEEPSEYQTIPLNKIEDFGVHCKQYYALEVSYFKSALDRQLLDSLWNKYWVNTLSSSNLLTNADYTTGQIFDLSEKLEQSEASLRCGGFMLGGADPIEKRTEEKLHKATKDSCKTTIEIIHGLMAQMIKDRLFNQIRPKGDT, from the exons ATGGATAGTATTCCCCAG AAAACGTGGGAATTGGAGAACAACATAACAACCATTAGTAGCATTGATGAGATTTATCGCTATGACAAGAAACAGCAGCAAGACATATTGGCTGCTAAGCCCTGGGACAAGGACCCCCATTTCTTCAAGGACATCAAGATTTCTGCTCTTGCTCTTCTCAAGATGGTGATGCATGCCAGGTCAGGGGGCACACTAGAAGTGATGGGATTGCTGTTAGGTAAGGTTGATGCCAACACAATGATTGTCATGGATTCTTTTGCTCTGCCTGTTGAAGGAACAGAAACCAGAGTTAATGCCCAAGCTCAAGCATATGAGTACATGGCAGCTTATATTGAGGCAGCCAAACAAGTAGGACGGCTAGAGAATGCTATTGGTTGGTATCACAGTCATCCTGGCTATGGATGTTGGTTATCAGGAATTGATGTTTCTACTCAAATGCTGAACCAGAATTACCAGGAGCCATTTGTTGCCATTGTTGTAGATCCTGTGAGAACTATATCTGCTGGAAAAGTTTGTCTGGGAGCCTTCAGGACCTATCCTAAAGGATATAAACCTGCTAATGAAGAGCCTTCAGAATATCAAACAATTCCTCTGAACAAAATTGAAGATTTTGGTGTCCATTGTAAGCAATACTATGCACTTGAAGTGTCTTATTTTAAATCGGCCCTTGATCGCCAGCTTCTGGATTCACTGTGGAACAAGTATTGGGTGAATACACTAAGCTCCTCCAATCTACTAACTAATGCAGATTATACAACTGGACAAATATTTGATTTATCTGAGAAATTGGAACAGTCGGAGGCTTCTTTACGATGTGGTGGTTTTATGCTGGGTGGCGCTGATCCTATTGAGAAGAGGACAGAAGAGAAACTGCATAAAGCCACAAAGGATAGCTGCAAGACCACGATTGAGATTATACATGGACTTATGGCACAGATGATAAAGGACCGCCTTTTTAATCAGATCCGACCCAAGGGTGATACGTAA